One window of the Pseudomonas sp. S04 genome contains the following:
- a CDS encoding lipid-transfer protein, which translates to MSEKVVVAGVGMIPFSKPGKSPSYTDMGAEAVRLALKDAGIGYDKVQMAFTGYVYGDSTCGQTALYEVGRTGIPIVNVNNNCSTGSTALYLARAAVQSGQAECVLALGFEQMQAGALKSHWDDRPQTRASVVHVMEGLTRDVDLPRALKTFGGAGREHMQKYGTRMETFAAIRAKASRHAANNPLALFKNVLTTEDVMNDQVLWPGVMTRLMACPPTCGAAAAIICSPAFAKKHGLRSDVVILAQSMVTDPVESFDPPSMIAYAGFHMTQRAAQLVYEQAGVGPQDVRAVELHDCFAHNELLTYEGLGLCGVGGGEQFVLDGDNTYGGQVVTNPSGGLLSKGHPLGATGLAQCYELTQQLRGTADKRQVEGLNIALQHNLGLGGACVVTMYGRN; encoded by the coding sequence ATGAGTGAAAAAGTCGTCGTCGCCGGGGTCGGGATGATTCCCTTCTCCAAGCCGGGCAAAAGCCCCAGTTACACCGACATGGGCGCCGAAGCTGTACGCCTCGCGCTGAAGGACGCCGGCATCGGCTACGACAAGGTGCAAATGGCGTTCACCGGCTATGTCTACGGCGACTCCACTTGCGGGCAGACCGCCCTCTACGAAGTCGGCCGCACGGGCATCCCGATCGTCAACGTCAACAACAACTGCTCCACTGGTTCCACCGCCTTGTACCTGGCCCGCGCCGCAGTGCAGAGCGGCCAGGCCGAGTGTGTGCTGGCGCTGGGTTTCGAGCAGATGCAGGCCGGCGCCCTCAAGTCGCATTGGGATGACCGTCCGCAGACCCGCGCCAGTGTGGTTCACGTGATGGAAGGCCTGACCCGCGACGTCGACCTGCCGCGCGCGCTGAAAACCTTCGGCGGTGCTGGTCGCGAACACATGCAGAAGTACGGCACCCGCATGGAAACCTTCGCCGCCATCCGCGCCAAGGCCAGCCGCCACGCTGCGAACAACCCACTGGCACTGTTCAAGAACGTCCTGACCACCGAGGACGTGATGAACGACCAGGTGCTGTGGCCGGGTGTGATGACTCGCCTGATGGCTTGCCCGCCGACTTGCGGTGCGGCGGCTGCAATTATCTGTTCGCCAGCCTTCGCCAAGAAGCATGGCCTGCGCAGTGACGTGGTGATTCTTGCCCAATCGATGGTCACCGACCCGGTCGAGTCGTTCGATCCGCCGTCGATGATTGCCTACGCCGGTTTCCACATGACCCAGCGCGCCGCGCAATTGGTCTACGAGCAGGCGGGCGTCGGTCCGCAGGACGTTCGCGCGGTAGAACTGCACGACTGCTTCGCCCACAACGAATTGCTCACCTACGAAGGCCTGGGCTTGTGCGGTGTCGGCGGTGGCGAGCAGTTCGTACTCGATGGTGACAACACCTACGGCGGTCAGGTGGTGACCAATCCGTCCGGCGGCCTGCTTTCCAAGGGCCACCCATTGGGCGCCACCGGTCTGGCCCAGTGCTACGAGCTGACCCAGCAACTGCGCGGCACCGCCGACAAGCGCCAGGTCGAAGGCCTGAACATCGCCCTGCAACACAACCTCGGCCTGGGCGGCGCCTGCGTAGTCACGATGTACGGGCGCAACTGA